The following is a genomic window from Deltaproteobacteria bacterium.
GCCACAGTTATCGAGTGTGAACGTTATGGAGAGGTCTTTAACAGGGCTTCACAAAACTTCCGTTTACAAAAGCAGTCACCAGCATTGGTTTTGGCGAAGAAATTCGACAACTTTGTTTTACC
Proteins encoded in this region:
- a CDS encoding DNA photolyase translates to MIDVIYVEREAREHPRAQKILERFSKATVIECERYGEVFNRASQNFRLQKQSPALVLAKKFDNFVLP